From Erwinia pyri, a single genomic window includes:
- a CDS encoding beta-ketoacyl-ACP synthase: MIRRVVVTGMGGVTAFGNSWPEISARMRAGRNAVRKMPEWQVYDGLNTLLGAPVDDFTLPQHYTRKRIRSMGRVSLMATRASELALEQAGLLEHPVLNNGETGIAYGSSTGSTGPVSEFATMLTEKHTNNITGTTYVQMMPHTAAVNAGLFFGLRGRVIPTSSACTSGSQAIGYAWEAIRHGYQTVMVAGGAEELCPSEAAVFDTLFATSQRNDAPETTPSPFDKQRDGLVIGEGAGTLVLEDLEHAKARGATIYAEIVGFYTNCDAAHITQPQRETMQVCMEGALKMAGLTAGDIGYINAHGTATDRGDVAESLATAAIFGNGTPISSFKSYFGHTLGACGALEAWLSIEMMREGWFAPTLNLTDPAEDCGQLDYIMHQPRELQTDYVQSNNFAFGGINTSLIFRRWTE; encoded by the coding sequence TCGGCAACAGCTGGCCGGAAATTTCAGCGAGAATGCGTGCCGGGCGGAATGCGGTGCGTAAGATGCCGGAATGGCAGGTCTATGACGGCCTTAATACGCTTTTAGGCGCACCGGTTGATGATTTCACCCTGCCGCAGCACTACACGCGTAAACGCATCCGTTCAATGGGCCGGGTTTCACTGATGGCGACCCGCGCCAGTGAACTCGCGCTGGAGCAGGCCGGGCTGCTGGAACATCCCGTTCTGAACAATGGCGAGACCGGTATCGCCTACGGCTCATCGACCGGCAGTACCGGGCCGGTGAGCGAATTTGCCACCATGCTGACCGAGAAGCATACCAATAATATTACTGGCACCACGTACGTGCAGATGATGCCGCATACGGCTGCGGTAAATGCCGGTCTTTTCTTTGGGCTGCGTGGCCGGGTGATCCCGACATCCAGTGCCTGCACCTCTGGCAGCCAGGCCATTGGCTATGCGTGGGAAGCGATCCGACACGGTTATCAGACGGTGATGGTGGCAGGCGGGGCAGAGGAGCTTTGTCCGTCAGAAGCGGCGGTGTTCGATACGCTGTTTGCCACCAGTCAACGCAACGATGCGCCAGAAACTACGCCTTCTCCTTTCGATAAGCAGCGGGATGGTCTGGTAATAGGCGAGGGCGCAGGGACCCTGGTGCTGGAAGATCTGGAGCATGCAAAGGCGCGTGGTGCGACGATTTATGCGGAGATAGTTGGATTTTATACCAACTGTGATGCGGCGCATATTACGCAGCCTCAGCGTGAAACCATGCAGGTTTGTATGGAAGGCGCGTTGAAAATGGCCGGTCTGACTGCCGGTGATATCGGTTATATCAACGCCCATGGTACTGCAACCGATCGGGGCGATGTGGCCGAAAGTCTGGCCACGGCGGCAATTTTTGGCAACGGTACGCCGATCTCTTCTTTCAAGAGCTATTTCGGGCATACGCTGGGCGCCTGCGGTGCGCTGGAGGCCTGGCTGAGCATTGAGATGATGCGCGAAGGGTGGTTTGCGCCCACGCTGAATCTCACCGATCCTGCCGAGGATTGCGGCCAGCTGGATTACATCATGCACCAGCCGCGCGAGCTGCAAACCGATTATGTGCAGTCGAATAATTTCGCGTTCGGCGGCATCAATACCTCGCTGATTTTCCGCCGCTGGACGGAGTAG